A single region of the Salvia miltiorrhiza cultivar Shanhuang (shh) chromosome 8, IMPLAD_Smil_shh, whole genome shotgun sequence genome encodes:
- the LOC131000640 gene encoding uncharacterized protein LOC131000640 isoform X2, with product MFWKLTAMSASSPVEAVLDKENFTLEELLDEEEIIQECKALNSRLINFLRDRAQVEQLLHYIVEEPPEDADSKRTFKFPFIACEIFTCEIDVILKTLVDEEELMNLLFSFLEPDRYHSALLAGYFSKVVVCLMLRKTVPLMNYVKAHQDVFRQLVDLIGITSIMEVLVRLVGGDDHLYPNSLDVMQWLADSNLLEMIVDKLNDSNPPEVHANAAETLCAITRNVPSPLATKLSSPGFVGRIFGHALEDSHSKSALVNSLSVCISLLDPKRSMPSPVFYSFRSQHVYEPPVHVNPDTVGAMLPKLGELLVLLNVSSDEKVLPVTYGELRPPLGKHRLKVVEFLAVLLKTGNEVAEQELVSSGTIHRVLDLFFEYPYNNALHHHVESILYSCLESKSSTIVDHLLVDCNLVAKILQAEKNSTLGELNQQPTLPASGRSAPRAGYFGHLTRISNKLIQMGNIEIQKHLQENSEWNEWQTTILQERNIVENVYRWACGRPTALQDRTRDSDEEDVHDRDYDVAALANNLSQAFRYSIYDNDDAEGNVSLDRDDEDVYFDDESAEVVISSLRLGDDHGSLFTNSNWFAFQDDRSGGNEATGTSSSDALDNLKLNGTSNGGDSSADDEVVVGEIEELSASKTSSNGSSAATNPFVDEFIANNSSVGDSVNEKTGASNDLGFFNFEAPENDDPFEDRPMPEWVAWGEVSDLQVGGSSLNPFEDEGGMADNNVHSVEASNASFSTTSSGGSLPNGTSSSADSCNDSDMPDSSQRSVVAPCLFEEDVEFIGVELEGTEKAMEHALKEGIVGEAGPLKRNIIPNSLEESDDGGAGMKKEFNDANYWRVDQEVAVSE from the exons ATGTTCTGGAAGCTCACTGCTATGTCCGCCTCATCTCCT GTTGAGGCTGTGCTGGATAAGGAAAATTTTACTTTGGAAGAACTTTTGGATGAAGAAGAGATAATCCAAGAATGCAAAGCATTGAATAGCCGTCTTATTAATTT TTTGAGGGATAGGGCTCAGGTGGAGCAGCTACTGCACTATATTGTTGAGGAGCCTCCTGAAGATGCAGATAGCAAACGAACTTTTAA GTTTCCTTTCATTGCCTGTGAAATTTTTACGTGTGAAATTGATGTCATCTTGAAGACTTTGGTGGATGAGGAAGAG CTTATGAATTTACTCTTCTCTTTTCTGGAACCAGACCGTTACCATAGTGCACTGTTGGCTGGGTATTTTAGTAAG GTTGTGGTATGTTTAATGCTGCGGAAGACCGTTCCTCTAATGAATTATGTTAAG GCTCATCAAGATGTATTTAGGCAGCTGGTTGATTTGATTGGTATCACATCCATAATGGAG GTCTTGGTGCGACTTGTAGGTGGAGATGACCATCTCTACCCAAATTCTTTGGATGTGATGCAGTGGTTGGCTGACAGCAATTTGTTAGAAATGATTGTCGATAAACTTAATGACTCA AATCCCCCTGAAGTACATGCTAATGCAGCAGAAACATTATGCGCTATAACCAGGAACGTGCCATCTCCTCTGGCCACTAAACTATCGAGTCCAGG CTTCGTGGGTAGAATATTTGGTCATGCACTTGAAGACTCCCATTCAAAATCTGCCCTTGTCAACTCTCTGTCTGTTTGTATTTCACTATTGGATCCAAAAAGATCAATGCCTTCACCAGTATTTTACTCTTTCAGAAGTCAACATGTGTATGAACCACCAGTGCATGTCAATCCTGATACAGTTGGTGCTATGCTTCCAAAACTAG GAGAGCTCCTGGTGCTTTTGAATGTTTCATCCGATGAGAAGGTTTTACCGGTGACATATGGTGAATTGAGGCCTCCTCTTGGAAAGCATCGATTAAAG GTTGTGGAATTCCTTGCTGTGCTGCTAAAAACTGGCAATGAAGTGGCAGAGCAGGAATTGGTCAGCTCTGGGACAATTCACAGAGTCCTTGATCTCTTTTTTGA GTACCCCTACAATAATGCTTTACATCATCACGTGGAGAGCATATTATATTCATGCTTGGAAAGCAAAAGTAGTACCATTGTTGATCATCTTCTTGTGGACTGTAATCTGGTAGCTAAGATTCTTCAAGCAGAGAAAAATTCGACACTTGGTGAACTTAATCAG CAGCCAACTCTGCCTGCTTCTGGAAGATCTGCTCCTCGAGCAGGATACTTTGGGCACTTGACACGtatatcaaataaattaattcagaTGGGGAATATTGAAATTCAAAAGCATCTTCAG GAAAACAGTGAGTGGAATGAGTGGCAGACTACTATCTTACAGGAGCGTAACATAGTCGAGAATGTTTACCGGTGGGCTTGTGG CCGGCCAACTGCACTTCAAGACAGGACCAGGGATAGTGACGAGGAAGATGTTCATGACAGGGACTATGATGTTGCAGCTTTGGCAAATAACTTGAGCCAAGCATTTAGATACAGCATATATGATAATGATGATGCTGAG GGTAATGTATCTCTTGATCGTGATGATGAG GATGTTTACTTTGATGACGAGTCCGCAGAAGTTGTAATTTCATCCTTAAGGTTGGGTGACGACCATGGGAG TTTGTTCACAAATTCCAACTGGTTTGCGTTCCAAGATGACAGATCTGGTGGTAATGAAGCTACCGGCACCTCATCTTCTGATGCGCTAGACAATCTTAAGTTGAATGGTACATCAAATGGTGGTGACAGCAGCGCTGATGATGAGGTAGTGGTTGGAGAGATTGAGGAATTATCCGCAAGTAAAACTTCTAGCAATGGCTCATCTGCTGCCACAAATCCTTTTGTTGATGAGTTCATTGCGAACAACTCCAGTGTTGGTGACTCAGTGAATGAGAAAACTGGTGCCTCCAACGACCTGGGTTTCTTTAATTTTGAGGCACCAGAAAATGACGATCCATTTGAAGACAGGCCAATGCCTGAATGGGTAGCATGGGGTGAAGTTTCAGATCTTCAAGTTGGTGGGTCTAGCCTGAACCCCTTTGAAGACGAAGGTGGCATGGCAGACAACAATGTGCATTCTGTAGAGGCGAGTAATGCTTCGTTTAGTACCACTTCAAGTGGAGGCTCCCTACCAAATGGGACATCCAGTTCTGCTGATTCCTGCAACGACTCAGATATGCCCGATTCTAGTCAGAGGAGTGTTGTTGCGCCTTGTTTGTTTGAAGAGGATGTTGAGTTTATTGGCGTAGAGTTAGAGGGTACAGAAAAGGCTATGGAGCATGCTCTGAAGGAAGGAATTGTAGGAGAAGCGGGGCCGCTAAAAAGGAATATCATACCAAATAGCCTAGAGGAGTCAGATGATGGCGGTGCTGGTATGAAGAAGGAATTCAATGACGCCAATTATTGGAGAGTTGATCAGGAAGTTGCAGTGTCAGAATAA
- the LOC131000640 gene encoding uncharacterized protein LOC131000640 isoform X4: MFWKLTAMSASSPVEAVLDKENFTLEELLDEEEIIQECKALNSRLINFLRDRAQVEQLLHYIVEEPPEDADSKRTFKFPFIACEIFTCEIDVILKTLVDEEELMNLLFSFLEPDRYHSALLAGYFSKVVVCLMLRKTVPLMNYVKAHQDVFRQLVDLIGITSIMEVLVRLVGGDDHLYPNSLDVMQWLADSNLLEMIVDKLNDSNPPEVHANAAETLCAITRNVPSPLATKLSSPGFVGRIFGHALEDSHSKSALVNSLSVCISLLDPKRSMPSPVFYSFRSQHVYEPPVHVNPDTVGAMLPKLGELLVLLNVSSDEKVLPVTYGELRPPLGKHRLKVVEFLAVLLKTGNEVAEQELVSSGTIHRVLDLFFEYPYNNALHHHVESILYSCLESKSSTIVDHLLVDCNLVAKILQAEKNSTLGELNQPTLPASGRSAPRAGYFGHLTRISNKLIQMGNIEIQKHLQENSEWNEWQTTILQERNIVENVYRWACGRPTALQDRTRDSDEEDVHDRDYDVAALANNLSQAFRYSIYDNDDAEGNVSLDRDDEDVYFDDESAEVVISSLRLGDDHGSLFTNSNWFAFQDDRSGGNEATGTSSSDALDNLKLNGTSNGGDSSADDEVVVGEIEELSASKTSSNGSSAATNPFVDEFIANNSSVGDSVNEKTGASNDLGFFNFEAPENDDPFEDRPMPEWVAWGEVSDLQVGGSSLNPFEDEGGMADNNVHSVEASNASFSTTSSGGSLPNGTSSSADSCNDSDMPDSSQRSVVAPCLFEEDVEFIGVELEGTEKAMEHALKEGIVGEAGPLKRNIIPNSLEESDDGGAGMKKEFNDANYWRVDQEVAVSE, encoded by the exons ATGTTCTGGAAGCTCACTGCTATGTCCGCCTCATCTCCT GTTGAGGCTGTGCTGGATAAGGAAAATTTTACTTTGGAAGAACTTTTGGATGAAGAAGAGATAATCCAAGAATGCAAAGCATTGAATAGCCGTCTTATTAATTT TTTGAGGGATAGGGCTCAGGTGGAGCAGCTACTGCACTATATTGTTGAGGAGCCTCCTGAAGATGCAGATAGCAAACGAACTTTTAA GTTTCCTTTCATTGCCTGTGAAATTTTTACGTGTGAAATTGATGTCATCTTGAAGACTTTGGTGGATGAGGAAGAG CTTATGAATTTACTCTTCTCTTTTCTGGAACCAGACCGTTACCATAGTGCACTGTTGGCTGGGTATTTTAGTAAG GTTGTGGTATGTTTAATGCTGCGGAAGACCGTTCCTCTAATGAATTATGTTAAG GCTCATCAAGATGTATTTAGGCAGCTGGTTGATTTGATTGGTATCACATCCATAATGGAG GTCTTGGTGCGACTTGTAGGTGGAGATGACCATCTCTACCCAAATTCTTTGGATGTGATGCAGTGGTTGGCTGACAGCAATTTGTTAGAAATGATTGTCGATAAACTTAATGACTCA AATCCCCCTGAAGTACATGCTAATGCAGCAGAAACATTATGCGCTATAACCAGGAACGTGCCATCTCCTCTGGCCACTAAACTATCGAGTCCAGG CTTCGTGGGTAGAATATTTGGTCATGCACTTGAAGACTCCCATTCAAAATCTGCCCTTGTCAACTCTCTGTCTGTTTGTATTTCACTATTGGATCCAAAAAGATCAATGCCTTCACCAGTATTTTACTCTTTCAGAAGTCAACATGTGTATGAACCACCAGTGCATGTCAATCCTGATACAGTTGGTGCTATGCTTCCAAAACTAG GAGAGCTCCTGGTGCTTTTGAATGTTTCATCCGATGAGAAGGTTTTACCGGTGACATATGGTGAATTGAGGCCTCCTCTTGGAAAGCATCGATTAAAG GTTGTGGAATTCCTTGCTGTGCTGCTAAAAACTGGCAATGAAGTGGCAGAGCAGGAATTGGTCAGCTCTGGGACAATTCACAGAGTCCTTGATCTCTTTTTTGA GTACCCCTACAATAATGCTTTACATCATCACGTGGAGAGCATATTATATTCATGCTTGGAAAGCAAAAGTAGTACCATTGTTGATCATCTTCTTGTGGACTGTAATCTGGTAGCTAAGATTCTTCAAGCAGAGAAAAATTCGACACTTGGTGAACTTAATCAG CCAACTCTGCCTGCTTCTGGAAGATCTGCTCCTCGAGCAGGATACTTTGGGCACTTGACACGtatatcaaataaattaattcagaTGGGGAATATTGAAATTCAAAAGCATCTTCAG GAAAACAGTGAGTGGAATGAGTGGCAGACTACTATCTTACAGGAGCGTAACATAGTCGAGAATGTTTACCGGTGGGCTTGTGG CCGGCCAACTGCACTTCAAGACAGGACCAGGGATAGTGACGAGGAAGATGTTCATGACAGGGACTATGATGTTGCAGCTTTGGCAAATAACTTGAGCCAAGCATTTAGATACAGCATATATGATAATGATGATGCTGAG GGTAATGTATCTCTTGATCGTGATGATGAG GATGTTTACTTTGATGACGAGTCCGCAGAAGTTGTAATTTCATCCTTAAGGTTGGGTGACGACCATGGGAG TTTGTTCACAAATTCCAACTGGTTTGCGTTCCAAGATGACAGATCTGGTGGTAATGAAGCTACCGGCACCTCATCTTCTGATGCGCTAGACAATCTTAAGTTGAATGGTACATCAAATGGTGGTGACAGCAGCGCTGATGATGAGGTAGTGGTTGGAGAGATTGAGGAATTATCCGCAAGTAAAACTTCTAGCAATGGCTCATCTGCTGCCACAAATCCTTTTGTTGATGAGTTCATTGCGAACAACTCCAGTGTTGGTGACTCAGTGAATGAGAAAACTGGTGCCTCCAACGACCTGGGTTTCTTTAATTTTGAGGCACCAGAAAATGACGATCCATTTGAAGACAGGCCAATGCCTGAATGGGTAGCATGGGGTGAAGTTTCAGATCTTCAAGTTGGTGGGTCTAGCCTGAACCCCTTTGAAGACGAAGGTGGCATGGCAGACAACAATGTGCATTCTGTAGAGGCGAGTAATGCTTCGTTTAGTACCACTTCAAGTGGAGGCTCCCTACCAAATGGGACATCCAGTTCTGCTGATTCCTGCAACGACTCAGATATGCCCGATTCTAGTCAGAGGAGTGTTGTTGCGCCTTGTTTGTTTGAAGAGGATGTTGAGTTTATTGGCGTAGAGTTAGAGGGTACAGAAAAGGCTATGGAGCATGCTCTGAAGGAAGGAATTGTAGGAGAAGCGGGGCCGCTAAAAAGGAATATCATACCAAATAGCCTAGAGGAGTCAGATGATGGCGGTGCTGGTATGAAGAAGGAATTCAATGACGCCAATTATTGGAGAGTTGATCAGGAAGTTGCAGTGTCAGAATAA
- the LOC131000640 gene encoding uncharacterized protein LOC131000640 isoform X1 → MFWKLTAMSASSPVEAVLDKENFTLEELLDEEEIIQECKALNSRLINFLRDRAQVEQLLHYIVEEPPEDADSKRTFKFPFIACEIFTCEIDVILKTLVDEEELMNLLFSFLEPDRYHSALLAGYFSKVVVCLMLRKTVPLMNYVKAHQDVFRQLVDLIGITSIMEVLVRLVGGDDHLYPNSLDVMQWLADSNLLEMIVDKLNDSNPPEVHANAAETLCAITRNVPSPLATKLSSPGFVGRIFGHALEDSHSKSALVNSLSVCISLLDPKRSMPSPVFYSFRSQHVYEPPVHVNPDTVGAMLPKLGELLVLLNVSSDEKVLPVTYGELRPPLGKHRLKVVEFLAVLLKTGNEVAEQELVSSGTIHRVLDLFFEYPYNNALHHHVESILYSCLESKSSTIVDHLLVDCNLVAKILQAEKNSTLGELNQQPTLPASGRSAPRAGYFGHLTRISNKLIQMGNIEIQKHLQENSEWNEWQTTILQERNIVENVYRWACGRPTALQDRTRDSDEEDVHDRDYDVAALANNLSQAFRYSIYDNDDAEGNVSLDRDDEDVYFDDESAEVVISSLRLGDDHGSSLFTNSNWFAFQDDRSGGNEATGTSSSDALDNLKLNGTSNGGDSSADDEVVVGEIEELSASKTSSNGSSAATNPFVDEFIANNSSVGDSVNEKTGASNDLGFFNFEAPENDDPFEDRPMPEWVAWGEVSDLQVGGSSLNPFEDEGGMADNNVHSVEASNASFSTTSSGGSLPNGTSSSADSCNDSDMPDSSQRSVVAPCLFEEDVEFIGVELEGTEKAMEHALKEGIVGEAGPLKRNIIPNSLEESDDGGAGMKKEFNDANYWRVDQEVAVSE, encoded by the exons ATGTTCTGGAAGCTCACTGCTATGTCCGCCTCATCTCCT GTTGAGGCTGTGCTGGATAAGGAAAATTTTACTTTGGAAGAACTTTTGGATGAAGAAGAGATAATCCAAGAATGCAAAGCATTGAATAGCCGTCTTATTAATTT TTTGAGGGATAGGGCTCAGGTGGAGCAGCTACTGCACTATATTGTTGAGGAGCCTCCTGAAGATGCAGATAGCAAACGAACTTTTAA GTTTCCTTTCATTGCCTGTGAAATTTTTACGTGTGAAATTGATGTCATCTTGAAGACTTTGGTGGATGAGGAAGAG CTTATGAATTTACTCTTCTCTTTTCTGGAACCAGACCGTTACCATAGTGCACTGTTGGCTGGGTATTTTAGTAAG GTTGTGGTATGTTTAATGCTGCGGAAGACCGTTCCTCTAATGAATTATGTTAAG GCTCATCAAGATGTATTTAGGCAGCTGGTTGATTTGATTGGTATCACATCCATAATGGAG GTCTTGGTGCGACTTGTAGGTGGAGATGACCATCTCTACCCAAATTCTTTGGATGTGATGCAGTGGTTGGCTGACAGCAATTTGTTAGAAATGATTGTCGATAAACTTAATGACTCA AATCCCCCTGAAGTACATGCTAATGCAGCAGAAACATTATGCGCTATAACCAGGAACGTGCCATCTCCTCTGGCCACTAAACTATCGAGTCCAGG CTTCGTGGGTAGAATATTTGGTCATGCACTTGAAGACTCCCATTCAAAATCTGCCCTTGTCAACTCTCTGTCTGTTTGTATTTCACTATTGGATCCAAAAAGATCAATGCCTTCACCAGTATTTTACTCTTTCAGAAGTCAACATGTGTATGAACCACCAGTGCATGTCAATCCTGATACAGTTGGTGCTATGCTTCCAAAACTAG GAGAGCTCCTGGTGCTTTTGAATGTTTCATCCGATGAGAAGGTTTTACCGGTGACATATGGTGAATTGAGGCCTCCTCTTGGAAAGCATCGATTAAAG GTTGTGGAATTCCTTGCTGTGCTGCTAAAAACTGGCAATGAAGTGGCAGAGCAGGAATTGGTCAGCTCTGGGACAATTCACAGAGTCCTTGATCTCTTTTTTGA GTACCCCTACAATAATGCTTTACATCATCACGTGGAGAGCATATTATATTCATGCTTGGAAAGCAAAAGTAGTACCATTGTTGATCATCTTCTTGTGGACTGTAATCTGGTAGCTAAGATTCTTCAAGCAGAGAAAAATTCGACACTTGGTGAACTTAATCAG CAGCCAACTCTGCCTGCTTCTGGAAGATCTGCTCCTCGAGCAGGATACTTTGGGCACTTGACACGtatatcaaataaattaattcagaTGGGGAATATTGAAATTCAAAAGCATCTTCAG GAAAACAGTGAGTGGAATGAGTGGCAGACTACTATCTTACAGGAGCGTAACATAGTCGAGAATGTTTACCGGTGGGCTTGTGG CCGGCCAACTGCACTTCAAGACAGGACCAGGGATAGTGACGAGGAAGATGTTCATGACAGGGACTATGATGTTGCAGCTTTGGCAAATAACTTGAGCCAAGCATTTAGATACAGCATATATGATAATGATGATGCTGAG GGTAATGTATCTCTTGATCGTGATGATGAG GATGTTTACTTTGATGACGAGTCCGCAGAAGTTGTAATTTCATCCTTAAGGTTGGGTGACGACCATGGGAG CAGTTTGTTCACAAATTCCAACTGGTTTGCGTTCCAAGATGACAGATCTGGTGGTAATGAAGCTACCGGCACCTCATCTTCTGATGCGCTAGACAATCTTAAGTTGAATGGTACATCAAATGGTGGTGACAGCAGCGCTGATGATGAGGTAGTGGTTGGAGAGATTGAGGAATTATCCGCAAGTAAAACTTCTAGCAATGGCTCATCTGCTGCCACAAATCCTTTTGTTGATGAGTTCATTGCGAACAACTCCAGTGTTGGTGACTCAGTGAATGAGAAAACTGGTGCCTCCAACGACCTGGGTTTCTTTAATTTTGAGGCACCAGAAAATGACGATCCATTTGAAGACAGGCCAATGCCTGAATGGGTAGCATGGGGTGAAGTTTCAGATCTTCAAGTTGGTGGGTCTAGCCTGAACCCCTTTGAAGACGAAGGTGGCATGGCAGACAACAATGTGCATTCTGTAGAGGCGAGTAATGCTTCGTTTAGTACCACTTCAAGTGGAGGCTCCCTACCAAATGGGACATCCAGTTCTGCTGATTCCTGCAACGACTCAGATATGCCCGATTCTAGTCAGAGGAGTGTTGTTGCGCCTTGTTTGTTTGAAGAGGATGTTGAGTTTATTGGCGTAGAGTTAGAGGGTACAGAAAAGGCTATGGAGCATGCTCTGAAGGAAGGAATTGTAGGAGAAGCGGGGCCGCTAAAAAGGAATATCATACCAAATAGCCTAGAGGAGTCAGATGATGGCGGTGCTGGTATGAAGAAGGAATTCAATGACGCCAATTATTGGAGAGTTGATCAGGAAGTTGCAGTGTCAGAATAA
- the LOC131000640 gene encoding uncharacterized protein LOC131000640 isoform X3 → MFWKLTAMSASSPVEAVLDKENFTLEELLDEEEIIQECKALNSRLINFLRDRAQVEQLLHYIVEEPPEDADSKRTFKFPFIACEIFTCEIDVILKTLVDEEELMNLLFSFLEPDRYHSALLAGYFSKVVVCLMLRKTVPLMNYVKAHQDVFRQLVDLIGITSIMEVLVRLVGGDDHLYPNSLDVMQWLADSNLLEMIVDKLNDSNPPEVHANAAETLCAITRNVPSPLATKLSSPGFVGRIFGHALEDSHSKSALVNSLSVCISLLDPKRSMPSPVFYSFRSQHVYEPPVHVNPDTVGAMLPKLGELLVLLNVSSDEKVLPVTYGELRPPLGKHRLKVVEFLAVLLKTGNEVAEQELVSSGTIHRVLDLFFEYPYNNALHHHVESILYSCLESKSSTIVDHLLVDCNLVAKILQAEKNSTLGELNQPTLPASGRSAPRAGYFGHLTRISNKLIQMGNIEIQKHLQENSEWNEWQTTILQERNIVENVYRWACGRPTALQDRTRDSDEEDVHDRDYDVAALANNLSQAFRYSIYDNDDAEGNVSLDRDDEDVYFDDESAEVVISSLRLGDDHGSSLFTNSNWFAFQDDRSGGNEATGTSSSDALDNLKLNGTSNGGDSSADDEVVVGEIEELSASKTSSNGSSAATNPFVDEFIANNSSVGDSVNEKTGASNDLGFFNFEAPENDDPFEDRPMPEWVAWGEVSDLQVGGSSLNPFEDEGGMADNNVHSVEASNASFSTTSSGGSLPNGTSSSADSCNDSDMPDSSQRSVVAPCLFEEDVEFIGVELEGTEKAMEHALKEGIVGEAGPLKRNIIPNSLEESDDGGAGMKKEFNDANYWRVDQEVAVSE, encoded by the exons ATGTTCTGGAAGCTCACTGCTATGTCCGCCTCATCTCCT GTTGAGGCTGTGCTGGATAAGGAAAATTTTACTTTGGAAGAACTTTTGGATGAAGAAGAGATAATCCAAGAATGCAAAGCATTGAATAGCCGTCTTATTAATTT TTTGAGGGATAGGGCTCAGGTGGAGCAGCTACTGCACTATATTGTTGAGGAGCCTCCTGAAGATGCAGATAGCAAACGAACTTTTAA GTTTCCTTTCATTGCCTGTGAAATTTTTACGTGTGAAATTGATGTCATCTTGAAGACTTTGGTGGATGAGGAAGAG CTTATGAATTTACTCTTCTCTTTTCTGGAACCAGACCGTTACCATAGTGCACTGTTGGCTGGGTATTTTAGTAAG GTTGTGGTATGTTTAATGCTGCGGAAGACCGTTCCTCTAATGAATTATGTTAAG GCTCATCAAGATGTATTTAGGCAGCTGGTTGATTTGATTGGTATCACATCCATAATGGAG GTCTTGGTGCGACTTGTAGGTGGAGATGACCATCTCTACCCAAATTCTTTGGATGTGATGCAGTGGTTGGCTGACAGCAATTTGTTAGAAATGATTGTCGATAAACTTAATGACTCA AATCCCCCTGAAGTACATGCTAATGCAGCAGAAACATTATGCGCTATAACCAGGAACGTGCCATCTCCTCTGGCCACTAAACTATCGAGTCCAGG CTTCGTGGGTAGAATATTTGGTCATGCACTTGAAGACTCCCATTCAAAATCTGCCCTTGTCAACTCTCTGTCTGTTTGTATTTCACTATTGGATCCAAAAAGATCAATGCCTTCACCAGTATTTTACTCTTTCAGAAGTCAACATGTGTATGAACCACCAGTGCATGTCAATCCTGATACAGTTGGTGCTATGCTTCCAAAACTAG GAGAGCTCCTGGTGCTTTTGAATGTTTCATCCGATGAGAAGGTTTTACCGGTGACATATGGTGAATTGAGGCCTCCTCTTGGAAAGCATCGATTAAAG GTTGTGGAATTCCTTGCTGTGCTGCTAAAAACTGGCAATGAAGTGGCAGAGCAGGAATTGGTCAGCTCTGGGACAATTCACAGAGTCCTTGATCTCTTTTTTGA GTACCCCTACAATAATGCTTTACATCATCACGTGGAGAGCATATTATATTCATGCTTGGAAAGCAAAAGTAGTACCATTGTTGATCATCTTCTTGTGGACTGTAATCTGGTAGCTAAGATTCTTCAAGCAGAGAAAAATTCGACACTTGGTGAACTTAATCAG CCAACTCTGCCTGCTTCTGGAAGATCTGCTCCTCGAGCAGGATACTTTGGGCACTTGACACGtatatcaaataaattaattcagaTGGGGAATATTGAAATTCAAAAGCATCTTCAG GAAAACAGTGAGTGGAATGAGTGGCAGACTACTATCTTACAGGAGCGTAACATAGTCGAGAATGTTTACCGGTGGGCTTGTGG CCGGCCAACTGCACTTCAAGACAGGACCAGGGATAGTGACGAGGAAGATGTTCATGACAGGGACTATGATGTTGCAGCTTTGGCAAATAACTTGAGCCAAGCATTTAGATACAGCATATATGATAATGATGATGCTGAG GGTAATGTATCTCTTGATCGTGATGATGAG GATGTTTACTTTGATGACGAGTCCGCAGAAGTTGTAATTTCATCCTTAAGGTTGGGTGACGACCATGGGAG CAGTTTGTTCACAAATTCCAACTGGTTTGCGTTCCAAGATGACAGATCTGGTGGTAATGAAGCTACCGGCACCTCATCTTCTGATGCGCTAGACAATCTTAAGTTGAATGGTACATCAAATGGTGGTGACAGCAGCGCTGATGATGAGGTAGTGGTTGGAGAGATTGAGGAATTATCCGCAAGTAAAACTTCTAGCAATGGCTCATCTGCTGCCACAAATCCTTTTGTTGATGAGTTCATTGCGAACAACTCCAGTGTTGGTGACTCAGTGAATGAGAAAACTGGTGCCTCCAACGACCTGGGTTTCTTTAATTTTGAGGCACCAGAAAATGACGATCCATTTGAAGACAGGCCAATGCCTGAATGGGTAGCATGGGGTGAAGTTTCAGATCTTCAAGTTGGTGGGTCTAGCCTGAACCCCTTTGAAGACGAAGGTGGCATGGCAGACAACAATGTGCATTCTGTAGAGGCGAGTAATGCTTCGTTTAGTACCACTTCAAGTGGAGGCTCCCTACCAAATGGGACATCCAGTTCTGCTGATTCCTGCAACGACTCAGATATGCCCGATTCTAGTCAGAGGAGTGTTGTTGCGCCTTGTTTGTTTGAAGAGGATGTTGAGTTTATTGGCGTAGAGTTAGAGGGTACAGAAAAGGCTATGGAGCATGCTCTGAAGGAAGGAATTGTAGGAGAAGCGGGGCCGCTAAAAAGGAATATCATACCAAATAGCCTAGAGGAGTCAGATGATGGCGGTGCTGGTATGAAGAAGGAATTCAATGACGCCAATTATTGGAGAGTTGATCAGGAAGTTGCAGTGTCAGAATAA
- the LOC131000639 gene encoding ubiquitin-like protein 5, with protein sequence MIEVVLNDRLGKKVRVKCNDDDTIGDLKKLVAAQTGTRADKIRIQKWYTVYKDHITLKDYEIHDGMGLELYYN encoded by the coding sequence ATGATTGAGGTGGTGTTGAACGATCGGCTGGGGAAGAAGGTTCGGGTGAAATGCAACGACGACGACACGATTGGCGACctgaagaagctggtggcggCTCAGACGGGAACGCGCGCTGACAAGATCAGAATCCAGAAATGGTACACCGTCTATAAGGACCACATCACCCTAAAGGACTACGAGATCCACGACGGCATGGGCCTCGAGCTCTACTACAACTAG